One genomic window of Phycisphaerae bacterium RAS1 includes the following:
- a CDS encoding colicin uptake protein TolQ — protein MPVLVQSAWLILAQTAPVAAAPEAAFKLESVWDYAVRGGPTMAVIAACSLVALTVIVERFIILRRGRVIPAAFLPGLGAAGRDRKRALDYCRAANSPVGRVLAAAAGRIDEGREATEKAVDDAGRRELVRLRQRMRLLGALPQVSTMLGLLGTIFGMIKTFQAVATSGQSLGKTEMLARGIFEAWTCTAAGLLVAIPVLIFYHVLHGRIDARMVDLDQAATDWVEEALHAGKTDQRPVAQGSGWHGQAAAVEAPLESAALSGATG, from the coding sequence ATGCCCGTGCTTGTCCAATCCGCATGGCTGATCCTGGCCCAGACTGCGCCGGTGGCCGCGGCGCCGGAGGCCGCGTTCAAGCTCGAATCGGTCTGGGACTACGCGGTTCGCGGCGGGCCGACGATGGCGGTCATCGCCGCCTGCTCGCTGGTGGCGCTGACGGTCATCGTCGAGCGATTCATCATCCTGCGCCGCGGGCGGGTGATTCCGGCGGCGTTTCTGCCGGGGCTCGGCGCGGCGGGACGGGACCGGAAGCGGGCGCTGGACTACTGCCGGGCGGCGAATTCGCCGGTGGGGCGCGTTCTCGCGGCGGCGGCCGGGCGGATTGATGAGGGGCGCGAGGCGACGGAGAAGGCGGTGGACGACGCGGGGCGGCGCGAGCTGGTTCGGCTGCGGCAACGAATGCGGCTGCTGGGGGCGTTGCCGCAGGTTTCGACGATGCTCGGGCTGCTGGGCACGATTTTCGGCATGATCAAGACGTTTCAGGCGGTGGCGACGTCGGGACAGTCGCTGGGCAAGACGGAGATGCTGGCGCGCGGCATTTTTGAAGCGTGGACGTGCACGGCGGCCGGGCTGCTGGTCGCGATTCCGGTGCTGATTTTCTATCACGTGCTGCACGGGCGGATCGACGCGCGCATGGTTGACCTGGACCAGGCGGCGACGGACTGGGTGGAAGAGGCGCTCCACGCCGGGAAGACCGACCAGAGGCCGGTCGCGCAAGGTTCCGGGTGGCACGGACAAGCCGCAGCAGTGGAGGCGCCTCTTGAAAGTGCGGCGCTGTCTGGCGCGACCGGTTGA
- the msrAB gene encoding Peptide methionine sulfoxide reductase MsrA/MsrB, with product MSAMRSKSGYDISPLSREKVAELAEKLDPEARRVTQSAGTERPFCGTLLDNKKEGVYACVVCGLPLFASEHKFNSGTGWPSFYREFDPEHVARASDRSHGMLRTEINCARCGAHLGHVFDDGPKPTGERHCLNSASLKFFEKGQEMPPESRPAPRPEAAASHPALETAYFAGGCFWGLEHYFQKGPGVVDAVSGFMQGQSENPTYKDVCYKQTGHAETVKVVYDPGKITYRRLLEAFFVMHDPTQVDGQGPDIGDQYRSGVWCVNEQQQKQAEAYIAELQAGRFKGRKIVTQVEPARTFYAAEEYHQDYVLKNGRACHVKNPW from the coding sequence ATGAGTGCCATGCGCTCGAAATCCGGCTACGACATCAGCCCGCTGTCGCGCGAGAAAGTCGCCGAGCTTGCCGAAAAGCTCGATCCGGAGGCGCGTCGCGTGACGCAAAGCGCCGGCACGGAGCGGCCTTTCTGCGGCACGCTGCTCGACAACAAGAAAGAAGGCGTCTACGCCTGCGTCGTCTGCGGGCTGCCGCTGTTTGCGAGCGAGCACAAGTTCAACTCCGGCACCGGCTGGCCGAGTTTCTATCGCGAATTCGATCCCGAGCACGTGGCGCGCGCCAGCGACCGCAGCCACGGCATGCTGCGGACGGAGATCAACTGCGCCCGCTGCGGCGCGCACCTGGGGCACGTTTTCGACGACGGTCCGAAGCCGACCGGCGAGCGGCACTGCCTGAACTCGGCCTCGCTGAAGTTCTTTGAAAAGGGACAGGAAATGCCGCCCGAGAGCCGCCCTGCGCCGCGGCCGGAAGCCGCCGCCTCGCACCCGGCTCTGGAGACCGCCTATTTTGCCGGCGGGTGTTTCTGGGGGCTGGAGCATTATTTTCAGAAGGGCCCCGGCGTGGTGGACGCGGTCAGCGGCTTCATGCAGGGCCAAAGCGAAAACCCGACCTACAAGGACGTGTGTTACAAGCAGACCGGCCACGCCGAGACGGTGAAGGTCGTGTACGACCCGGGCAAGATCACGTATCGCCGCCTGCTCGAAGCGTTTTTCGTCATGCACGACCCGACGCAGGTCGATGGACAGGGGCCGGACATCGGCGATCAATACCGCTCAGGCGTCTGGTGCGTGAATGAGCAGCAGCAGAAGCAGGCCGAGGCGTATATCGCGGAGCTTCAGGCGGGCCGCTTCAAGGGTCGCAAGATTGTGACGCAGGTCGAGCCGGCCCGGACGTTCTATGCGGCCGAAGAGTATCACCAGGATTACGTTCTGAAGAACGGCCGGGCGTGCCACGTGAAGAATCCGTGGTAG
- a CDS encoding tol-pal system protein YbgF, with product MSKPRFFTRATITGIAPLVCLLAAGCFVGRAGAQQPETGQRPVPQESQTGVPRESQGELQSYLAGNGLLTRGMYDLAAEEYRKFLSGHAAHEKAPVARYGLAVCLFRTSKLDAAEQELKKLADLRAFTYAVEVQVMLGQCRMAEKDYAAAAGAFERAAAADEKHELADDAAALRIESLHRGGRHADAISASASFASRWPESPLRERAAFFAGLSAAEAGDWPAAERHLSQVLERSGDSPLAEQAAFWHARCALQRGDARAAAERCEAALRKYPKSSLAPEIAYDRAAALHQLGELEAAGKAVAAFLRDNPQHPLAADATYLAALCAHQQKQYDASSELCQKLIKSAGDSPLTAKAMFLLGENSFLSDRNAEAARTFEDFLKRYAADAQAPRAKLRLGMALQRLGKHDEAQMLLAQAAELAGKDAALSAATLELANACFDRQEWQKAADLLEAHLARDGAPDAAAARLKLGLAKQRLGRTADALPLFDAVAKDAEADAGLRLHARFERGQCLLLLDRADDAAADLEAVRGESKDESLRAAAARHLATIAMRRGDYEKAAGLLESAGDAGGPPDAAAAVLAQRGQALLGAKQYDDAARCFSEFLKRFETHELAPRARVDLGIALSRAGKTEDALAALQAAERSADALDAAGRTLLLYEQAWCLRSLKRPDDAIKAYARALSSGGAGDLAARAAIELAGLHAEARRFDEAAKLLGPVCEKLDEHKSLAAELRDEARYRLGVCQFELGKPADAAATFSKLISERPDSPLSLSARFFAGEAYARGGKHEKAVECLAVLADQDAPAETLGPALLRLGESLAALQRWPRSEEALARYLKLFPDSEQWFTARFGVGWARENQQRFDEAISAYRDVAARHQGPTAARAQFQIGECLFALKQHEDAVRELLKVDILYAYPEWSAAALFEAGRCFEALGKNGDARTQYKQVAEKHGKTRWGEMAQQRLAATASAPPGHAAGSGSK from the coding sequence ATGTCGAAACCTCGATTCTTCACGCGCGCTACGATCACGGGCATTGCTCCGCTGGTTTGCCTGCTCGCGGCGGGGTGCTTCGTTGGGCGTGCGGGCGCTCAGCAGCCGGAGACCGGTCAGAGACCGGTCCCCCAGGAATCTCAGACCGGGGTCCCCCGGGAATCTCAGGGTGAGCTGCAAAGCTACCTTGCCGGCAACGGGCTGCTGACGCGCGGCATGTATGACCTTGCCGCCGAGGAATACCGCAAGTTTCTCAGCGGGCACGCGGCGCATGAAAAAGCCCCGGTCGCACGATACGGCCTGGCGGTCTGCCTTTTTCGCACGAGCAAGCTCGACGCCGCCGAGCAGGAACTGAAGAAACTGGCCGATCTGAGGGCTTTCACCTACGCGGTCGAGGTGCAGGTGATGCTCGGCCAGTGCCGGATGGCCGAGAAGGACTACGCCGCGGCCGCCGGCGCTTTCGAACGGGCCGCCGCGGCGGACGAGAAGCACGAGCTGGCGGATGATGCGGCGGCGCTGCGGATCGAGTCGCTGCATCGGGGCGGCCGGCACGCGGACGCGATCAGCGCTTCGGCTTCCTTCGCGTCGCGCTGGCCGGAGAGCCCGCTGCGCGAGCGGGCGGCGTTCTTCGCGGGGCTGTCGGCTGCGGAAGCGGGCGACTGGCCGGCGGCGGAGCGGCACCTGTCACAGGTGCTGGAACGATCGGGTGATTCACCGCTGGCCGAGCAGGCCGCCTTCTGGCACGCGCGGTGCGCGCTGCAGCGCGGCGATGCGCGGGCGGCGGCGGAGCGCTGCGAGGCGGCGCTTCGCAAGTATCCGAAGAGTTCGCTGGCGCCTGAGATCGCCTACGATCGCGCCGCGGCCTTGCATCAGCTCGGTGAGCTTGAGGCCGCCGGCAAGGCCGTGGCCGCGTTTCTGCGCGACAATCCGCAGCACCCGCTGGCGGCGGATGCGACGTACCTCGCGGCGTTATGCGCCCACCAGCAGAAACAGTACGACGCCAGCAGCGAACTGTGTCAGAAGCTGATCAAGAGTGCGGGCGACTCGCCGCTGACTGCCAAGGCGATGTTCCTGCTGGGAGAGAACTCGTTTCTCTCGGACAGGAATGCCGAGGCCGCTCGGACGTTCGAGGACTTCCTGAAGCGATATGCGGCCGACGCCCAGGCGCCGCGCGCCAAATTGCGGCTGGGGATGGCGTTGCAGCGGCTCGGGAAGCATGACGAAGCGCAGATGCTTCTCGCACAGGCCGCGGAGCTCGCGGGGAAGGACGCGGCCCTGAGCGCGGCGACGCTGGAACTGGCAAACGCATGCTTTGATCGACAGGAGTGGCAGAAGGCCGCGGACTTGCTGGAAGCGCACCTGGCCCGGGACGGCGCACCCGATGCCGCCGCCGCCCGGCTGAAGCTCGGGCTGGCGAAGCAGCGCCTGGGCAGGACGGCCGATGCGCTGCCGCTGTTCGACGCGGTCGCCAAAGACGCCGAGGCCGACGCGGGACTTCGGCTGCACGCGCGATTTGAACGCGGCCAGTGTCTGCTGCTGCTGGATCGAGCCGATGATGCCGCGGCGGACTTGGAGGCTGTTCGCGGCGAGTCGAAGGATGAGTCGCTGCGCGCCGCCGCCGCCCGTCACCTGGCGACGATCGCGATGCGCCGCGGCGATTATGAGAAGGCGGCGGGATTGCTTGAAAGCGCCGGCGACGCGGGCGGCCCGCCGGACGCCGCCGCCGCGGTGCTGGCGCAGCGCGGACAGGCGCTGCTGGGGGCGAAGCAGTATGACGACGCGGCGCGCTGTTTTTCAGAATTCCTGAAGCGATTCGAAACGCATGAACTGGCGCCGCGGGCGCGCGTTGACCTCGGCATTGCGCTTTCGCGAGCCGGAAAAACCGAGGACGCACTGGCTGCGCTGCAGGCGGCGGAGCGAAGCGCCGACGCACTGGACGCGGCCGGTCGAACGCTGCTGCTGTACGAACAGGCGTGGTGCCTGCGATCGTTGAAGCGGCCTGACGACGCGATCAAGGCGTACGCCCGTGCGCTCTCGAGCGGGGGAGCGGGAGACCTTGCGGCGCGGGCGGCCATCGAGCTGGCGGGTCTGCATGCCGAGGCGCGGCGCTTCGACGAGGCGGCCAAACTGCTTGGCCCGGTCTGCGAAAAGCTGGACGAGCACAAGTCGCTGGCGGCGGAGCTGCGCGATGAGGCGCGCTATCGCCTGGGTGTATGCCAGTTTGAGTTGGGCAAACCTGCCGACGCTGCGGCGACGTTTTCGAAGCTGATCAGCGAGCGGCCTGATTCGCCGCTTTCGCTGTCGGCGCGCTTCTTTGCGGGGGAGGCTTACGCGCGAGGCGGTAAGCATGAAAAAGCGGTGGAGTGCCTGGCGGTGCTGGCCGACCAGGACGCGCCCGCCGAGACGCTCGGTCCGGCGCTCTTGCGGCTGGGCGAATCGCTGGCGGCGCTGCAGCGCTGGCCGCGGAGCGAGGAGGCGCTGGCCCGCTACCTCAAGTTGTTTCCCGATTCGGAGCAGTGGTTCACGGCGCGGTTCGGCGTGGGATGGGCGCGCGAGAATCAGCAGCGCTTTGACGAAGCGATCAGCGCCTATCGCGACGTGGCGGCCCGGCACCAGGGTCCGACGGCGGCGCGGGCGCAGTTTCAGATCGGCGAGTGCCTGTTCGCGCTCAAGCAGCACGAGGACGCCGTGCGCGAATTGCTGAAGGTAGACATTCTGTACGCGTACCCGGAGTGGAGTGCGGCGGCGCTGTTTGAGGCCGGTCGCTGTTTTGAGGCGCTGGGCAAGAACGGCGACGCGCGTACGCAGTACAAACAGGTCGCGGAAAAACACGGAAAGACGCGCTGGGGCGAGATGGCGCAGCAGCGGCTGGCGGCGACGGCGTCCGCGCCGCCCGGACACGCGGCCGGCAGCGGCAGCAAGTGA
- a CDS encoding BlaR1 peptidase M56, producing the protein MTWIETLTDALWRGAWSGATLVILVALATRVIPLRPALRHTLWLSVLAWLLVGGFLPVWSPVLPAMTARAERGAEHPVGVVKAEDGGDAGTTQLDGRDARPTQSDRRDARSSQVNGRDARSTQRGRDARTPQGSSGIVATANPAPLPHGRGSDVSFRSTVPRPEPRLPDRLSPAAGSGGPDISSVRRPGPMAAPRDVDLPVGSDAVGGAGVGGAGGSPVARGGNSSLKKPAAAVFRRGSTRELPAEGGRATTPAEGGRATTPAEGGRATTPAEGGRATTPAEGGRATSPSTTPTPAVAPRTGQSEETSEEDAATTAGEPLVTGWTEAWHAALGAVRGVFERIPSIPWYAWLIGALLAAGLHALRVLRVRARLARAFPAPRSVIYAVSDVADALGMQQAPETLMVHEQVSPLVWCGRKTRLILPAPLWTQLDRVGRKAVLCHELAHIHRRDHWVCWLEMLSGAVFWWNPAAWWLRQRIREDADLSCDAWVTWLMPQSRRAYAEALIRTRTYSSPDFSAAPVVGMATTNVRATRFARRLKMIMTDRKRPAGSLPGLAVALTVLTLGWATLPAWSCPPEEKAAKEAAKAKVKVNVKATAPVAQARRTPPAPAVAPTAPTAPVAATPPVMAVPHVRGSAPVAVFSGQAGGEDEDPVTFDRYVARSGKGAAGGKGRGGAAVAAPPTPAPPGQNMDRLNEQLDRMRAELEAMRARLHETHEHPHATPRPPEAPAPPAPTQRRTPAPPGAFGGTVDGTMSRRYELPGDKAKALYELMAREDVPVRVQLADDAIIVHGTPAQHEMLAPFVELVRSGWEERAYKLPDSKLEALVKFMSRDDIPVLVTPRGDELGARATPREHEILGLFIELIHPTGKALPRRAPGAAAMAPPGGLFSGHGPAAQEMRAAARQMAQQAREMAQTRGAYARDRRRAAEELERHAGRMEQMQERLREKLETAAEAVGSAGSPEKAEMIRDRLRQIEVQLRELENQKRELEGQRRRSEIEAEELERQAEQAAERAEEWTEPLAAIERLSMNLSNMDFAFNHYDALAAMQGGWSQQADEALRAYFEAATALAGSASDNFDLHDDIDDEMDAPDADEDAAEDADDDGDDDDSDDEEAALPVMTPVPGGCPASTLGGVGPLLGPLGSLPSPLMNGLLGLLRVSQDGTLLDAMHTVRETEAVPAEAR; encoded by the coding sequence ATGACCTGGATCGAGACCCTGACGGACGCACTGTGGCGCGGAGCGTGGTCGGGTGCGACGCTGGTGATTCTGGTGGCGCTGGCGACGCGCGTCATTCCGCTCCGGCCGGCGCTGCGGCACACGCTGTGGCTGAGCGTGCTGGCGTGGCTGCTGGTGGGCGGCTTCCTGCCGGTGTGGTCGCCGGTGCTTCCGGCGATGACGGCGCGGGCGGAACGGGGGGCGGAACACCCGGTCGGCGTGGTAAAAGCCGAAGACGGGGGAGACGCCGGTACCACTCAACTCGACGGGCGAGACGCCCGTCCCACCCAATCTGATCGGCGAGACGCCCGTTCCAGCCAAGTCAACGGGCGGGACGCCCGTTCCACCCAGCGCGGGCGGGACGCTCGCACTCCCCAGGGCAGTTCCGGCATTGTTGCGACCGCCAATCCAGCACCGCTCCCTCACGGTCGCGGCTCTGATGTGAGTTTCCGATCCACCGTACCCCGCCCCGAGCCTCGTCTGCCAGACCGGCTCTCACCGGCAGCCGGCTCGGGCGGGCCTGATATTTCCAGCGTGCGGCGGCCGGGCCCGATGGCCGCGCCGCGCGATGTCGATTTGCCCGTTGGTAGTGACGCGGTTGGCGGGGCGGGCGTGGGTGGTGCGGGGGGCTCGCCCGTGGCCCGTGGCGGCAACAGTTCGTTGAAGAAACCGGCGGCGGCGGTGTTTCGCCGCGGGTCCACCCGCGAATTACCGGCCGAGGGCGGCCGGGCTACAACGCCGGCCGAGGGCGGCCGGGCTACGACACCGGCCGAGGGCGGCCGGGCTACGACACCGGCCGAGGGCGGCCGGGCTACGACGCCGGCCGAGGGCGGCCGGGCTACGTCGCCAAGTACGACGCCAACGCCGGCGGTAGCGCCGCGAACCGGACAGTCGGAGGAGACTTCCGAGGAAGATGCCGCGACGACTGCGGGTGAGCCGCTGGTAACTGGTTGGACGGAGGCGTGGCACGCCGCGCTCGGAGCCGTTCGCGGAGTATTCGAACGAATCCCGAGCATTCCGTGGTACGCCTGGCTGATTGGTGCGCTGCTCGCCGCTGGGTTGCATGCGCTTCGCGTCCTGCGCGTCCGGGCGAGGCTGGCGCGCGCGTTTCCCGCGCCGCGCTCGGTGATCTACGCCGTGAGCGACGTCGCCGACGCGCTGGGCATGCAGCAGGCGCCCGAGACGCTGATGGTCCATGAGCAGGTCTCGCCGCTAGTGTGGTGTGGCCGCAAGACGCGGCTGATCCTGCCCGCTCCGCTCTGGACGCAGCTTGACCGCGTCGGGCGCAAGGCGGTGCTGTGCCACGAGCTGGCCCATATTCATCGCCGCGATCACTGGGTCTGCTGGCTGGAGATGCTGAGCGGGGCGGTGTTCTGGTGGAACCCGGCGGCGTGGTGGCTGCGGCAGCGCATTCGAGAAGACGCCGACCTGAGCTGCGACGCCTGGGTGACCTGGCTGATGCCGCAGAGCCGGCGGGCGTATGCCGAAGCCCTGATCCGCACACGCACTTACAGTTCGCCCGATTTTTCCGCCGCGCCCGTGGTGGGCATGGCGACGACGAACGTGAGAGCCACACGTTTTGCAAGGAGACTGAAAATGATCATGACCGACCGCAAGCGCCCCGCCGGCTCGCTGCCGGGGCTGGCCGTGGCTCTGACCGTGCTGACGCTCGGATGGGCGACGCTGCCGGCCTGGTCCTGCCCGCCGGAAGAGAAAGCCGCGAAGGAAGCGGCGAAGGCGAAGGTGAAGGTGAACGTGAAGGCGACGGCGCCGGTGGCACAGGCGCGGCGTACGCCGCCAGCGCCGGCGGTCGCGCCGACGGCTCCGACGGCGCCGGTCGCGGCGACGCCGCCGGTGATGGCGGTTCCGCACGTCCGCGGCAGCGCTCCGGTGGCGGTGTTCTCAGGCCAGGCGGGCGGTGAGGATGAGGATCCGGTTACGTTTGACCGTTACGTCGCGCGCAGCGGCAAGGGCGCTGCCGGCGGCAAGGGCCGTGGCGGCGCCGCCGTGGCTGCGCCGCCGACGCCGGCGCCCCCGGGCCAGAACATGGACCGGCTGAACGAGCAGTTGGACCGGATGCGGGCCGAGCTGGAGGCGATGCGCGCCCGCCTGCACGAAACGCACGAGCACCCGCACGCTACGCCGCGACCGCCGGAGGCGCCTGCCCCGCCTGCGCCGACGCAGCGTCGTACGCCGGCGCCGCCGGGCGCGTTCGGTGGAACGGTCGACGGAACCATGTCGCGCCGCTACGAGCTTCCGGGCGACAAGGCCAAGGCGCTCTATGAACTGATGGCCCGCGAAGACGTGCCGGTGCGCGTGCAACTCGCCGACGACGCCATCATCGTCCATGGCACTCCGGCCCAGCATGAGATGTTGGCGCCGTTCGTCGAGCTGGTTCGCTCCGGTTGGGAGGAACGGGCTTACAAGCTGCCGGACAGCAAGCTTGAGGCGCTGGTGAAGTTCATGTCGCGTGATGACATCCCCGTGCTGGTCACGCCGCGCGGTGACGAGCTCGGCGCGCGGGCCACGCCGCGCGAGCACGAGATTCTCGGCCTGTTCATCGAGTTGATCCACCCGACCGGCAAGGCGCTGCCGCGCCGCGCCCCCGGCGCCGCGGCCATGGCGCCGCCGGGAGGCCTGTTCTCCGGACATGGGCCGGCGGCCCAGGAAATGCGGGCCGCGGCTCGGCAGATGGCGCAGCAGGCGCGCGAGATGGCGCAGACGCGCGGGGCCTACGCCCGCGACCGCCGCCGGGCCGCCGAGGAACTGGAACGGCATGCCGGGCGGATGGAGCAGATGCAGGAGCGGCTGCGCGAGAAACTGGAAACGGCGGCGGAGGCGGTCGGCAGCGCCGGCAGCCCGGAGAAGGCGGAGATGATCCGCGATCGGCTGCGCCAGATCGAAGTGCAGCTTCGCGAGCTGGAGAATCAGAAACGGGAACTGGAAGGCCAGCGTCGCCGCAGCGAGATCGAGGCCGAGGAGCTGGAGCGGCAGGCCGAGCAGGCCGCGGAGCGGGCCGAGGAGTGGACCGAGCCGCTGGCGGCAATCGAGCGGCTCTCGATGAACTTGTCCAACATGGACTTCGCGTTCAATCATTACGACGCCCTGGCGGCGATGCAGGGCGGCTGGTCGCAGCAGGCCGATGAGGCGCTGCGGGCGTATTTTGAAGCGGCCACGGCGCTGGCCGGCTCCGCAAGCGACAACTTCGATCTGCACGACGACATCGACGACGAGATGGACGCGCCGGATGCCGATGAGGACGCCGCCGAAGACGCGGATGATGACGGCGACGATGACGATTCGGATGACGAGGAGGCCGCCTTGCCAGTGATGACGCCCGTGCCGGGCGGGTGCCCCGCGTCGACGCTGGGCGGCGTCGGGCCGCTGCTGGGCCCGCTGGGCAGTCTGCCATCGCCGCTGATGAACGGGCTGCTGGGGCTGCTGCGTGTGTCGCAGGATGGCACTCTGCTGGATGCGATGCACACGGTCCGCGAGACGGAGGCCGTGCCGGCTGAAGCGCGCTAG
- the exbD gene encoding Biopolymer transport protein ExbD, giving the protein MMIRSDDVESSIHIDFVPMADVLFNLLIFFLLATTIAQVEREMNVVLPFAKTSGPISAALREIVINVDAAGEIVVAGRKMPAEELQTMVHDAAAANPEQKVAVRGDRTTAYANVVRVLDICKAAGIQEPFLDTVPAE; this is encoded by the coding sequence ATGATGATTCGCAGCGACGACGTTGAATCGAGCATTCACATCGACTTTGTGCCGATGGCCGATGTGCTCTTCAACCTGCTGATCTTCTTCCTGCTCGCGACGACCATTGCGCAGGTCGAGCGCGAGATGAACGTCGTGCTGCCGTTCGCGAAGACGTCCGGGCCGATCAGCGCGGCGCTTCGCGAGATTGTCATCAACGTCGATGCCGCGGGGGAGATCGTCGTCGCCGGGCGGAAAATGCCGGCGGAGGAACTTCAGACAATGGTCCACGACGCGGCTGCGGCCAACCCGGAGCAAAAAGTGGCCGTCCGCGGCGACCGAACGACGGCCTACGCCAACGTGGTCCGCGTGCTGGACATCTGCAAGGCCGCGGGGATACAGGAGCCGTTTCTCGACACGGTTCCGGCGGAGTAG
- the mecI gene encoding Methicillin resistance regulatory protein MecI codes for MATREYELPDAEFEVMKVLWDAGPASVRQVLSHLEERGRRLAYTTVQTFLTRLEQKGFVRSDRSGTAFRFRALVSRERVSRSRLRSLLEQLYDGAAGPLVLQLVKSERLTPAEVQELHKLIDDLDKPEKTTE; via the coding sequence ATGGCGACCCGCGAATACGAATTGCCCGATGCTGAGTTTGAAGTGATGAAGGTGCTGTGGGACGCCGGCCCGGCCTCCGTGCGGCAGGTGCTCAGCCACCTGGAAGAGCGCGGCCGCCGGCTGGCCTACACCACCGTCCAGACGTTTCTGACGCGCCTGGAGCAGAAGGGCTTCGTCCGCAGCGACCGCAGCGGCACGGCCTTTCGCTTTCGGGCCTTGGTTTCACGCGAACGAGTCAGCCGCTCGCGCCTGCGGTCGCTGCTCGAACAGCTTTACGACGGCGCAGCCGGTCCGCTGGTGCTGCAACTGGTCAAAAGCGAACGCCTGACGCCGGCGGAAGTGCAGGAACTGCACAAGCTCATCGACGACCTGGACAAGCCGGAAAAGACGACGGAATAG
- the nrfH gene encoding Cytochrome c-type protein NrfH, which produces MSAHHATSPNSAPPNTDPPAAPRKRRRYLFAIGGIFMALVIFGAAGLAGSEYYTSRPNFCGTCHIMGPYYESWSHDVHGEKHGVLCVDCHYAPGERLTIKAKFKGLSQVASYFSGRYGAGRPRAHVSDDSCMRSGCHGDNVFLTKMLPIGEPRKEKRLVDNQEIEIERRPTVMFYHTKHLDADEKLKEAKSQRETIAARLRSAIGDAAFEKVQSVSRSVARPDERDAAVTLTLDSLKLSEPARTDALALIDAEHRHLRLSQLSGLTCASCHNYDASGKNHIAVNRTACYTCHFNNETFNHGTGKCLTCHEAPSRQIVIHGSATSAPGSGPTLMDHNDVVKRNVNCESCHFDVVRGDASVNPHECSKCHDQSRFLEGFAQRDTDKVRQYHEVHVAGQRARCEDCHKPISHGLLEPAHIGDPDFLSPVLNDCQHCHPGHHSQQVHLLTGTGGAGLDQKVPNAMLGSRLNCRACHTQTGADPKGDAVIHATQQSCVHCHSDDYSKMYDDWKSEIAIALEEGEKLLQRVDRQVAAMVESGAAIDADIRTRVQTARHNLHLVQTGGGMHNKHFSLQLLDTARRELEFVAGKLRVE; this is translated from the coding sequence TTGAGCGCACATCACGCGACCTCCCCCAATTCCGCGCCTCCGAACACTGACCCGCCCGCGGCGCCGCGGAAACGCCGCCGCTACCTGTTTGCCATCGGCGGCATCTTCATGGCACTGGTCATCTTCGGCGCCGCCGGCCTGGCGGGCAGCGAGTACTACACTTCCCGCCCCAACTTCTGCGGCACCTGCCACATCATGGGGCCGTACTACGAATCCTGGAGCCACGACGTGCACGGTGAAAAGCACGGCGTGCTGTGCGTGGACTGCCACTATGCCCCCGGCGAACGCCTCACCATCAAGGCCAAGTTCAAAGGCCTGTCCCAGGTGGCCAGCTACTTCAGCGGCCGCTACGGCGCCGGCCGCCCGCGGGCGCACGTCAGCGACGACTCCTGCATGCGCTCCGGCTGTCACGGCGACAACGTGTTCCTGACCAAGATGCTGCCGATCGGCGAACCGCGGAAGGAGAAACGCCTGGTCGACAACCAGGAAATCGAAATCGAGCGGCGCCCGACGGTGATGTTCTACCACACCAAGCACCTCGACGCCGACGAGAAGCTGAAGGAGGCCAAGTCCCAGCGCGAGACGATCGCCGCCCGTCTGCGCAGCGCGATCGGCGACGCCGCGTTCGAAAAAGTCCAATCCGTCAGCCGCTCGGTCGCCCGGCCGGACGAGCGCGACGCCGCCGTCACCCTGACGCTGGACTCGCTGAAGCTTTCGGAACCGGCGCGGACCGACGCGCTGGCGCTGATCGACGCGGAGCATCGCCACCTGCGCCTGTCGCAGTTGTCCGGGCTGACGTGCGCCTCGTGCCACAATTACGACGCCAGCGGAAAAAACCACATCGCCGTGAACCGCACCGCGTGCTACACCTGCCACTTCAACAACGAGACCTTCAACCACGGTACGGGAAAGTGCCTGACGTGCCACGAGGCGCCGTCGCGACAGATCGTGATTCACGGCAGCGCGACCTCGGCCCCCGGCTCCGGCCCCACGCTGATGGATCACAACGACGTCGTGAAGCGGAACGTCAACTGCGAGAGCTGCCATTTCGACGTGGTCCGCGGCGACGCGTCCGTGAATCCGCACGAATGCTCGAAGTGCCACGATCAGAGCCGCTTCCTTGAGGGCTTCGCGCAGCGCGACACGGACAAGGTGCGCCAGTACCACGAAGTTCACGTGGCCGGACAGCGCGCCCGCTGTGAGGACTGCCACAAGCCAATCTCACACGGGTTGCTCGAGCCGGCCCATATCGGCGACCCGGATTTTCTGTCGCCGGTGCTGAACGACTGCCAGCACTGCCATCCGGGGCACCACTCGCAACAGGTGCACCTGCTGACGGGAACTGGCGGGGCCGGCCTGGATCAGAAGGTGCCCAACGCGATGCTCGGATCTCGGCTGAATTGCCGCGCGTGCCACACCCAGACCGGCGCCGATCCGAAGGGCGACGCCGTCATTCACGCCACGCAGCAGTCCTGCGTGCACTGCCACAGCGACGACTACAGCAAGATGTACGACGACTGGAAGAGCGAAATCGCGATTGCGCTGGAGGAGGGGGAGAAGCTGCTGCAGCGCGTGGACCGGCAGGTGGCGGCGATGGTCGAGTCCGGCGCGGCCATCGACGCCGACATCCGCACCCGCGTGCAGACGGCCCGGCACAACCTGCACCTGGTGCAGACCGGCGGCGGAATGCACAACAAGCATTTCTCGCTGCAATTGCTGGATACGGCGCGACGCGAGCTGGAGTTCGTCGCCGGAAAGCTGCGCGTGGAGTAG